The window TGCCTTTCTTTTAAGGAAAGTTCCATTTGGGGAAGATTTTCTTTAACTTTGATTAAACAATCAGCAATAACGGGAATTTTTAATTTCTCCGAAAGTTTTTTAGCGATTTCTTCAGCTTGGTTGAATCCTCGATTTTTAAGTTTTTTCTTGGTTAGGGGAATGGGGATTAAAATTTTTCCTTCAAAATCTTTTTCACCCTTATTTAATGTTTGAAAATGAGCTATAATCAAATCAGCCAGATTTTCCGATAAATCCTTGATAAAAGGTTCGTATTTAAATTGATGGATTAATTTTTTAACTGTTTTATTTTGGTATGAAAGAGCAAAATAAAGGCCGTCTAATTTTTTAAAACTGCATTTTGGACATTTACCGCCGAAGCTTGGTCTTTGAGGGGTTTCACAAAGACAAAAGACATTTTCCGAAATTTCCAAGCAGGACTTACAATCCTCACAAAGATAAATTCCCTCTTTTTTACAATTAAAGCAAAACTTCGGGAACAAGATGTCCAGTAAGAAGTTTTTAATTTTCATTAAATTTATTTTTTTTGTTATAATCAATCAATGATTGGAAATCCTTTTAGATTATCTTCAAAAAGTTTTTTAGGAATAGATATCGGCGTGTCTTCAATAAAAATCATTGAACTTGCCAGGTGGGGAGGAAGGGTAGAGTTGAAAAATTACGGGTATCTGTCTATTTCTCCTTTTCGTGAGGAGCCCTTCCAAAAACTTTCCGAGGATACTTTTTTATTGTCG is drawn from Candidatus Nealsonbacteria bacterium and contains these coding sequences:
- a CDS encoding ComF family protein; this translates as MKIKNFLLDILFPKFCFNCKKEGIYLCEDCKSCLEISENVFCLCETPQRPSFGGKCPKCSFKKLDGLYFALSYQNKTVKKLIHQFKYEPFIKDLSENLADLIIAHFQTLNKGEKDFEGKILIPIPLTKKKLKNRGFNQAEEIAKKLSEKLKIPVIADCLIKVKENLPQMELSLKERQENIKGVFEIIKKEKIQGKKIMLVDDVYTTGSTMEEAAKTLKESEAKEVFGVVVARGS